GCTACCGATCCCCGACATGGCCCACCCATCGACAACGAGCAAACGTGCCTTTCTTTATTATTCCCAGGCCATGGGCGATCTTTCGCCCCGGCAATCATTCTTATCCTTGCACGCTTGCGCCGCCGCGACGAAAGGGTCGCTTCGGTCTTGGTCCGCCCCAAGATCGACGCTACGATGCGATCCAAGAGCGCTCCGCAAGACGATGGAAGGACGAGGAGGCCCGAGATGCTTGCGACCTTGACTCAAAACTGGTGGCTCCTGCTGGTTCGAGGGATCTTCGCCATCCTCCTGGGGGTGGCCGCGATGGCTTGGCCCATCGCCACGGCGGCCGCCCTCGTCATCCTGTTCGGGGCCTACGCCTTGACCGACGGGCTCGTCACGACCGTCGGCGCCTTCGCCAACCGGGTGGGCGAGCACCGGTGGCTGATGCTGAGCCTGGGCGTCATCAGCGTGATCGCCGGGATCGCCGTCTTCAGCATGCCCCTCACCGCGACCGTCGCGATGTTCTACGTCGTGGCGGCGTGGGCCGTCTTCCGCGGCGTGGCGCAGATCGTCGGCGCCTTCCAGGTCAAAAACGAACAAACGAGCCAGCTCCTGATGGGGCTCGGCGGCCTGGCATGGATCGTCTTCGGCATCATGGCCCTCATGCAGCCGGCCGTCGGCTTCCTGGCCATGATGATCACCATCGGCACCATGGCCATCATCGCGGGCGCTTGCGAGATCGCCCTCTCCTTCCGGGTGAAGGGGGTCGGCGAGCGGCTTCGGGTGGCCATGCTCGAGGAGCCCACGGCGGCCCGCGCCTACGAGACCCCGCGCAGCCGCACCCCTCGCTGAGACGAAGGGCGAACTCCCGGTCAAGGCGCCCGGCATCGGGCGCCTTGACCTTTCGATCGTGGATTTGTGACAATCATTCTCACTTGCTAGACCGAGGAGAGCCGGAATGGACATGCACGAACTGATCGCGACGCGCCGCACCACCTTCTCGTTCCAGGACCGCCCCGTGCCCGAGGACGTCGTCCGGCGCGCGCTTCAAGCGGCCCACTGGGCGCCCAACCACAAGCACACCTATCCTTGGCGCTTCGTCCTGGTCGGGCCCGAGATGAAAGAGCGGCTTGCGGATTACTTCGCCGATCGCACCGAGGCCAAGCTGCGCTCGCGCGGCGCCGACGAGGCGGAGCTGCCGGCAGCGCGCAGCGCCGCGCGCGCCAAGGGCCTCGCGGTTCCATGCTACGTGGTGGCCTACGCCGTGCAGGAAGGCGACGAGACCAGGCAGCGCGAGGACTACGCCTCCACCTGCTGCGCCGTCCAGAACTTCCTTCTGGCCGCGTGGGCCGACGGGGTGGCGAGCGGCTGGAAGAGCTTCGACACCCCCCAGGCCTACGCCCTTTTCGGGCTAAACCCGGCGCATGCGAGGATCGTCGGGCTCTTGCAGCTCGGCTACGAGACCCAGCGGCACGATGGCCGGCGACCACCGGTCGAGACGGTCGTCACGCGCACCCCCTGAGCGCGAGATCCCGTCGGCGACGCAGCATGGAAAAGACATTTCATTCCGGCGAAAACCTCGTAGATGTGGCATAAAGCGCGTTCATGCGCTACAACGATGGGAGGTGTTGGCAACGCCGCCCACCGCT
This is a stretch of genomic DNA from Pantanalinema sp.. It encodes these proteins:
- a CDS encoding HdeD family acid-resistance protein; the protein is MLATLTQNWWLLLVRGIFAILLGVAAMAWPIATAAALVILFGAYALTDGLVTTVGAFANRVGEHRWLMLSLGVISVIAGIAVFSMPLTATVAMFYVVAAWAVFRGVAQIVGAFQVKNEQTSQLLMGLGGLAWIVFGIMALMQPAVGFLAMMITIGTMAIIAGACEIALSFRVKGVGERLRVAMLEEPTAARAYETPRSRTPR
- a CDS encoding nitroreductase; protein product: MDMHELIATRRTTFSFQDRPVPEDVVRRALQAAHWAPNHKHTYPWRFVLVGPEMKERLADYFADRTEAKLRSRGADEAELPAARSAARAKGLAVPCYVVAYAVQEGDETRQREDYASTCCAVQNFLLAAWADGVASGWKSFDTPQAYALFGLNPAHARIVGLLQLGYETQRHDGRRPPVETVVTRTP